The following proteins are encoded in a genomic region of Cryptomeria japonica chromosome 11, Sugi_1.0, whole genome shotgun sequence:
- the LOC131066439 gene encoding calvin cycle protein CP12-3, chloroplastic-like has product MASLSISFMGAVKLSCGLRANTRSEAKFSVRQIGPRMVERGGGVKVKSGDGRSEMLSEIIVEKVSEAEQICEGKETSEECAVAWDEVEEVSQAKAHFISNKCSNDPLEAYCLEHPDAHECLIYED; this is encoded by the coding sequence ATGGCTTCCCTATCGATTTCTTTTATGGGTGCTGTCAAACTTTCATGTGGGCTGCGAGCAAATACAAGATCTGAGGCTAAATTTTCAGTGAGGCAAATTGGGCCGAGAATGGTAGAGAGGGGAGGTGGAGTGAAGGTGAAAAGTGGTGATGGAAGGAGTGAAAtgttatcagagattatagtggagaAAGTGAGCGAGGCTGAGCAAATTTGTGAAGGAAAGGAGACATCAGAAGAGTGTGCAGTGGCGTGGGATGAAGTGGAGGAGGTGAGTCAGGCCAAGGCTCATTTCATCTCCAACAAATGCTCAAATGATCCTTTGGAAGCTTACTGCCTTGAACATCCAGATGCTCATGAATGTCTCATATATGAAGACTAA
- the LOC131066464 gene encoding RING-H2 finger protein ATL72: MARLCIFDTCESIIQRRQFLESNTTSHKSGFLYLGAKNSVDNILIVLVALLCALLFAFFFNSVVRCALHWTRSRRVESPEESAAGASNTEMRRKFVVDIPSLVFGAPGSNPPGLGTDCPICLGGFTEGEKVRMLPKCNHGFHAQCIDKWLFTRPSCPTCRESLLDLTVQRGRTSNSCLDGDDRSSFGTAFVAASASSSAHP; encoded by the coding sequence ATGGCACGGCTGTGCATCTTCGATACTTGTGAGAGTATAATCCAGAGAAGACAATTCTTGGAGAGTAATACGACATCACACAAGTCAGGGTTTCTTTACTTGGGGGCAAAAAATTCGGTTGACAATATTTTGATTGTGCTCGTTGCTTTGCTTTGCGCTCTCTTGTTTGCCTTCTTCTTTAACTCTGTTGTCCGATGTGCCCTGCACTGGACGCGGAGTCGCAGGGTCGAATCCCCAGAGGAATCGGCCGCAGGGGCGAGTAATACAGAAATGAGAAGAAAATTTGTGGTGGATATTCCCAGTTTGGTCTTCGGCGCCCCGGGTTCGAATCCCCCGGGGTTGGGAACCGATTGTCCTATTTGCTTGGGAGGATTTACAGAAGGAGAAAAAGTAAGGATGCTGCCAAAATGTAATCACGGATTTCACGCCCAGTGCATTGACAAGTGGCTGTTTACGCGGCCTTCTTGTCCTACGTGTCGGGAATCCTTGCTGGACCTCACTGTGCAGCGTGGACGGACTAGTAACAGTTGCCTTGATGGGGATGACAGATCATCTTTTGGAACCGCTTTCGTGGCAGCTTCTGCCAGCTCCTCCGCCCATCCCTGA